Within the Deltaproteobacteria bacterium genome, the region TGCCCCGGGCTCGGGGTGACGAACCCGATGCGCGCGCGCCAACCGTAGGTGGCGCCCATGGAAGCCTTCAGTGCCATGGCGATCTCCCGCCCAGCCTACAACGCGTAGAGCCGCCTGGGGTTGCCGTCCAGGATCGCGTCCTTGGCGGCATCGGAAATGTCGGTGCGCTCGCGCAGCATGCGCGCGGCGAAGCGCTCCCGGTCGCCGTGGGGCATGTCCGTCCCCATGACGATCTGACCCTGCCCCACCTCCTGCATCACGTGCGGCAACAGCGAGTCCTCGATCTCCGCGCTGAAGAAAAGGTTGCCCTTCTCGACGTAGTCCATGGCCGGCAGCGCCTGCTTGGGCACGCACTCGGGGATGAACTTGAGCAGCAGCTCGCCTTGGTTCTCGTAGCGGTGCTTCAGTCGGTCGAGCATGAACGGCACCCACATGCAGCCGGCTTCCAGGAACACCACGCGCATGTCCGGGTGCCGGTCGAGGACGCCGCCGGCGATGAGCGAGGTGCACGCCATCAGCACCGGCATGTGGAACGCGATGACGCCGGAGGGGTAGATGTGCGAGTAGAGGTTGTTCACCGACGGGCACGACCAGCCCACGTGGACGCCCAGCGCGAGGTTGTTCCCTTCCACCGCCTCGTAGAACGGCAGCAGCTCGTCGTCGTCCAGCAGGCGGTCGCCGGCGGTGCCCAGCACCATCACCGACACGGCGCCCAGCTCCGCGGCCTCGTTCACCGAGCGCACGGCGCCGTTCACGTCGTCCAGGTTCACCACCGCCGCCCACTTGATGCGGTCGCTGCCGCCCAGCCGGTCTCCCAGCCAGCGGTTGTACGAGTCGCACAGCGCGGTAGCCAAGGGGACGTTGCTGGTCAGCGGATAGGCGAGAAAGAGCGTCGTGTAAACCACCTGCACGGCGATCTCCTCCTCGTCCATGATCGCCAGCCGCTCGCCGACGTTGGTCAGCTCCTGGCTGCCGACGCTGTCCACCTTGCCCACCGAGTGTTTCGCCAGCTTGCCGTCGATGGTCAGGGGCGTTCCGAGGTTGTTGCAGCCGCGGCCCACCCGGCGCGGGAAGAGCTGCTCGTCGATCATCCAGTAGGCCATGCCGTCCACGCCCACCACCCGCGGCCGCTGGCCGCGGAACTTGGGGTCCAGGTACTTGTCGTCGAAAGTCTCCAAGCACTCTTCCACGTGGCCGTCAGCGTCTACGCAGTGCATTTCTCACCTCCATCGATTCACGGTACATATGTGCACTCAACATTGATGACCTTGATGCACCTTGTCAAGGACGGTGCGGCGCGGCGCCGGGCCGCGAGCCGCGAACATCGAGAGTACATCCACCGG harbors:
- a CDS encoding amidohydrolase family protein; translated protein: MHCVDADGHVEECLETFDDKYLDPKFRGQRPRVVGVDGMAYWMIDEQLFPRRVGRGCNNLGTPLTIDGKLAKHSVGKVDSVGSQELTNVGERLAIMDEEEIAVQVVYTTLFLAYPLTSNVPLATALCDSYNRWLGDRLGGSDRIKWAAVVNLDDVNGAVRSVNEAAELGAVSVMVLGTAGDRLLDDDELLPFYEAVEGNNLALGVHVGWSCPSVNNLYSHIYPSGVIAFHMPVLMACTSLIAGGVLDRHPDMRVVFLEAGCMWVPFMLDRLKHRYENQGELLLKFIPECVPKQALPAMDYVEKGNLFFSAEIEDSLLPHVMQEVGQGQIVMGTDMPHGDRERFAARMLRERTDISDAAKDAILDGNPRRLYAL